TTAGACTTTTAGTGTTATCTGTCTGCACCAAGGGTCGGACATGaatgcaatttcaattctctgtatgtatatgtactgtaaaaATGGAAATTTGACAATAAAGCATACTGGACTTGACTTGTTTATAAAATAATCCCTGATTTTTGGTCATACAAATAAgagtaatgtatatttaaaatcagTAAAGACTCtaggtttatttgtgtgcactcacaatacaATTACCTTCCTTTCTGTGGTCTCGGCCTGTGCACTTGAAAGAAAAACTCTGTGTATATTCTTAcagacaataatatatatatatatatatatatatagagagagagagaggagagagagagagagagagagagagagagagagaaatgtatacttacaaatgaacaaattcaaatggaaaacaaacatTGCAGATTATGTATGAAACGTAGAGGCACATCCACCATACTGCAGTCTATAAGTCAGTGTCACAGACTtctgaaaacaaagaaagaactagtttatcaaattattaaaatgtttagtatatttgtcagtcatacagtaaatgaaaccgatcctggtgatccgaaaaccgatgcacccggttcttgactcgagaacgagtcgatttttcgttcgttatctggctcggctcggtgttcatcttcagttctctcttcacatcagttcagtcagtgtactgtttgagtaaatgaattaatccgggatattggtttgtttgaactcagtgtcagctacattaaaaaaagttaacagcttaagtcatttgtggattaatgcttattggagacgccaaccgtttcaaacaattcagttcgatttggtgaactggttaagaaagatctggttacatcttGGAACCgaatatcactaaactgcagtgttttgaacagtctcataacagacacagaagagaagacaaagctgaataaagtcgtagtttttgctattttttgactaaaatgtgttttcgatgattcaacaaattctaactgaccctctgatgtcacatggactactttgatgatgtttttcttacctttctggaaatggacagtagaccgtacaagTCAAGTAACCCAAAAAATTGACAACACATCTGTTCAGCATTGCTTAGGCTCAATTCTACCTCTTAGCCCTCCCCTTTTCCCCTACCCCTCTGTTTTGcgcgttcacgtgaaggggtaggggtgtctcgattctcttttggttggaagGGAAGGGTTAAGGGAAAGGGCCAGATAGACCTTCCAAAGAAGATTTTtcaggaccacacttcaaacgaagggatatgaattatcttggcaacatgccctgatagcacacatacatctcgGAGACGTCGACgtgtgcatttacatctgcaattacgtttccttttagatgtcaaatagatgtctattagatgtctttaagatgtttatgattttgaATGTATGCAAGCTGATATCTGAAAGATGTCTGTCAGATTTTTGTAGACAGCAGATACATTCCAGTGCTAGTATTCGCTCCTGTGCCTTTATCTTTTTAGAtaaagtttacttaaaaacagtgattgtatcctctcgtcactGGAAAacataatgtagcgattcagtatttaaactgtatttaataaaatttgtGGGGCAGCgatgacaagtttattttctcctggatgtgtgagctgcgcgatttccgataagtgtgtgtgtctaagcagctcattaatacagaacgataattaaaggctctaaaaCACACCAGTATatatgtgtattgtaagagctagacgacgaatgatggcgtgtgacgtcatggtagtggtgtcccagtccttaggggaatattttctcccctacctcttgacactctgtttcaagggacaaggggaaggggtaggcggaggggtaggtgaaggggaaggggtataaaatagaattgggattgcgCCTTAATCTTTGCTCATGTTAACTTATTTGTATACTAATGCATTAGTTCAtgtattagttaacattaactaacaattaaCTATACCTGTCGATAGCTTTATTTAATAAGCTATATTAAATGATAATACAGcatgtacacatacatttatttagcagcAACAAACATAATGAATAAACAATACTAACTCCCCATCTGGATGCTGATTTGGCCATTGGTAAACTAGGAAACTATCTAAACATCAACTGATAATGTTTATCATGTTTGTAGACTGTTTATTAACATGACTTATTactaacaaataattatttaagggAATTAATTTGTGAAATTGTTGTAAAGTCGACACTAGTCCAACATTAACTGATGTGTTACTAATATTTGTAGACTGCCTCGATTAAGGCATACCACTGaccaaaaaatagaaaaaaataaatagatgtaACAGTTTTGTTCCTATATTGAAACATGTGGgtggaatttttcttttttttacagtctatggtgacaCCACACCACACACTTAAGAGATTCTATTCACATCAAAATCACAAATCATGACTTAATGCGGGAAATCTCTCACAgacaaacgtgactttagagtaaacaaacaaacaaaaaaagtttgctGGGGAAGAGAAAAAGGTCATGGAAGATGGTGTGAACATGAACTTTATATATTACAGCATGAGCTGTAGAAAAGTAATGCTTCCGTTTTCCTTTGGAATCGCTTTGTTGCATGTGACGATCTACTGAGCGCGAATGCACATTTGTTCTCGGGGTTCGGCGGGAACAGGACGGACTGGACCTACAAAAACAATGTCTGATGGAGTGGATTAAATGACTTGGAAAGCGGGATAGAAATGGTCCTCTTGGAAGACTTTTCAATGACATTCATCAAAATAGCAATTTTCAAACGCAAAGGTGATTAACAACTGTTTGTCTATCCTGACCATGGTTGCTCTTTTCCAGTTAACGTTAGGAAAACCACCTTCTTCTcgaagtttgtttatttatttatttaatgcattgattatataatataaatgtatataatgtacaccactgttatataataatataatatttaataaagtttCTGAAAATGTAAGAGATGCATGAATGGCTTTaactaacatttaattaaaagtcATGTTTGATTTTACTGGACCTTAAATGAGTTAATGTTGAATTAGTACATACTACAATAAGGTTCACAAATTCCCTTAGTAAATGCTCAGTTAATGGTAAGTCACGTTAATAAACAGTCTAAAAACAAGAGAAACGTTATCAGTTAATGTTTATATGGTTTCCAAGTTTACCAATTGCCTAAATGGGGAGTtagtatatatagtttattaattGTGTGTGTCAGCTGCTAAATAAGCGTGTGTTTATACTTTATGTAGTATAATTAAATAAAGCTTATTAAATAAAGCTGCATGTCTGCAGGCatagttcattgttagttcatggttaCTAATGCATTAACCAACAATAACTAATTAAGTTGTCAATGTGAAGAGAAGCATTAGTATATGAATAAGTTAACATGAGCAAAGATAAATTAATGCTGAACAGGTGTgttgttaattttcttttttttactaatgCATTAACCACATCATTAACTAGTTAATATGTTAATGTGAAGagatgcattagtaaatgtgtaagttaacattaacaaaacattaagTAATAAGAGTGGATATATTCATTGTTAGTTAGTGTtaactaatatataatattaactaATAAATTAGTATATgaatgttaacatgaacaaagattaatGCTCAGCAGATGTGTAGTTCATTGTTAgtaattgttaaattattgtaaagtgttaccatgtttGCTTTAActtgtatattattaatttaaatgaagaaaaacggTATGAAAATGAACCTTAAGTACCAGtcacttctttttatttatttatttaccaaggGAAAAAAATCCTTAAAGTCCTCATCTTCATTTGTATTTTGCCagatttgtttagtaaatcagaCTTGACCTGAGAGGTGTTCTGAGAAAAGCAATTCTGGAGGATCTATGATGTGTGAAATATATTCAGCAAGCTGCCAGTCAGAATTTCCTAAGGGTGGAGACTCAAGCTGCTAAGAGAATACGAATAAAAGGAGAGATGGATGCCCATGTCATATCTGACCATCACAGGTATCTGGTCAATGGTCTTTAACAAACAAGATGGAGGAACTCTCTTACCTGTTCTTACTTTTGGGTGAGTATAAATGATACGCATCAGTCAGATGATGTACAATTCTAGATGCTGTTAAGCTATTCTTtatgaacatttttaaagaatcaaaTGCAACACAAACTTGATGGACCTCCCAGAAacaatggaatatatatatatatatatatattttttttttttttttgtaacaggtGTCTTTTCCATTCAGGGGAGTTCAGAAAACTTGGAAGGTAAAAAATAGAATCTAATGTCCCATTTAACATTAACCAATACACaacttatagtatttattaatctttgttaatatttGGTCAATAAAATACAACTGCTTGTAGTTAGTTCATGTaagcacaaatcaataaaaaatattaatttcagattttaatttagtagtaaatggaattaagtgtttttgattttgtttcgaTTTTGACCCAAATGGAATGTACTGAAACTTCACACATTTGAGTCTTGACCCTCTTTAAAaggttatttaaatatttgttgttttttgttgttttattttttattttattatagagaATTTGGCATTAAAAGGAAAGGCTGTACAGTCAAACACATATTCCACCTGGGCAGCTGCAAACGCCATCGACGGCATCAAATACGCTCCAAGATGCTCCAATACAGATTACAAGCTCAACCCGTGGTGGAGGCTGGACCTGCTGGATTCTTACAAAATTTACAAAGTTACCATCACCAACAGAAACGACTGCTGTCTCGATGAAACGGCTGGAGTAGAGATCCGCATCGGAAACTCTCTGGAGAACAACGGCAACAACAATCCCAGGTGAAGTTAAGGAAACAAGTTATGAACGTGTCAGGAGAACTGGATTTAAGCAGGTCAGCTGATTGTGTcgtggtttctctctttctctctgtagatgtGGTGTCACTTCACTTGTCCCAGCAGGCAGTTCTGTCAGTTTCTTTTGTGGTGGAATGAAAGGTCGTTATGTGAACATGTACCTTCCCAACATCCAGAGGTCTCTCTCGCTGTGTGAGGTGGAGGTTTATGGAACAGGTAATTTCATTCTAGATTGTTAAAGTGCTgtcacattagtgaaatttcaCGTGGAAAAAAATAGGTCCACTGTCAATAGCTTAGTGATGTACGAAGCACAGCTCACAAACAGGGCCGGCCCGAGGCATAAGCAAACTAAGCGGCTGCCCTCCCACCAGGGGGCCcccaatcatgtttttttttaacaattaaataactttaaacaagtgatataaatgaatgagtgaatgaataatGTAcgaaaaaatgaataattagaGACAAGAAAATTCTTATTTACCGacaactgctgctgtgtctgctagcGTTTGAGTCATGCGCAATTGCGCATAGACACCTCGCGTGCATTGACAATTCGCGTCACTATAATAAATGATAAGTCATGTCACAAAAAGGATGTATCCCTCTGGTGccgaaaaaagaaagaagaaaaggacaTAGAGTTGTcttgacgttggacgttcgagagtctcaaatttagggaccgtctctaaagttacatgcaatattggtatacacttttctaccgtcagtagcatttgaggagaatgacttagtcataaaaacaactgtaattgttcatatAGGTgccagctataatgcacaattgaatataatgttgaatatttattaaaataaactgtaaatcatatgtaaattatgctactttttcacatgggctcaagcgcaaatttaaagctcaatagcatttgaggagaaagacttgcagtcataaaacaattgtaatgtgtgcatttaggtgtcagctacaatgcacaaattatacagttttaatatatattaaaataaattataaatcatttaggtaaaaatgaggcccgTTTATTACTTTCATGAACaatcctgtgaaagttttttttttttttttttcaggttcttttcaaaattacccatggttttatcaataacaccacaaatcatcgttcttgtagccatggcaactgcaaattaaccatggttttgttacttcaaataataatttacaaagaagtattaatataatgtaatatttttgttgttgttgttgtttttgcaataaaaacagacctaagccatcaatagcttttaaaatgacttaaaatgcattatattaaaaaaaaactttgaggcaataatgattggttaataataacaatgttaaaatacataatgtaggcacatacaaaataaacaatttatgtaaatcttattacaaatgcctgcaaagggagccaaatggcatgtaattgctgctgttacatttttgctatagatgacacagcctttataatttcttcaacaaaaaaatgtgcatatcacaacccttacaaaaataaaccatggttttatcatagtaaaactgcttaattaacttttgcatgatttctgaatgcttaagGCTATGATATAAATTAGTCAttataaagttatagccataggtaaatgttgaatgctacaattgtaattagtaaataatacaatttattcatttacttttttatttgattaaagttctattttcacatATATAGTAGGTGTttatttccatcatcatatttgaggaaggggggcacaacaatacaatcctgctttcCTGATGTCATCAGTGACTTTGTCTCCTGAAAAGCTAGCAAGGAACAATTTTGAGGTCATTTTTGTACAATTGTCATTGTTGAATCCTAGCTGTTCTCATGTTTGCTTTCATTCtttaagtttttaactatttttaacattatattttttattatattaatgtttgtctattttggtttcatttaaaaggtTGCACATTTAATGCCTATTTGCATTTGGACATttgctaattatttatttcatggtTTGTGACAGTTTGTATTCAGAAGTTTAAGAGTAAAGTATGTTATTTAAGTATtgatttctctttatttatttttaattaatacataacctcactgtattcatttataatgtaacattatagtatgacatttgtgtcaataatcttGAAGCAAAGGTGACTCCACGTGGAGGGGGGCattctgcttagggcccccaagagGCTCGGGCCGGCACTGCTCACAAAGATGTCACTTTAAGGGCcgtgttgcaaggttaattttttaactaatttgtgcaatttgtttgttggtaatacacatttaaactgttatccattgtattttatgttgctgggtatcacaaaacggaatataatacgaaaaagtaggtactatcttgcagcggtctcctttcccccacaatgcattgcatcacgtcacgttggggagaaaatttaccaaagccgccttgagagcattgagagtgactagagagagacgagtagtagacgagagtattcagatagcgcagattgtagataaatagataaatacatagatatatatagactGATAGACTACATATACAAATAGATCGGTCTCAGTGGGATAttcccagccacacctgtctctcccggtgggatggccgactctaaaccggggtctacagacaggagaaccgccagcccagcgccacagcgcAAGGTGGCTGCCGGCCCAGTGCCACggctcaagatggccgccagcccagagccacagcacaagatggctgacggctcagtgccactgcacaagatggccaccagcccagcgccacggcgCAAGATGGCTGACGGctcagtgccactgcacaagatggccaccagcccagcgccacggcgCAAGATGGGCGCCGGCCCAGGACCACGGggcaagatggccgccggcccagcgccacagcacaagttggACGCTGGCCCAGTGCCACGGggcaagatggccgccggcccagcgccacagtacaagttGGACGCTggcccagtgccactgcacaagatggctacCAGCCCAGATGCACAAGATGACAGTCACAGTTGAGATTTGTCCGATTGAcaagaacatcagataaccaggGGTTAGAAGGGGCAGCCCATGCTGGTCTGGAGGAGAAAGAACAAATGTCATCTAGACAAAAGTTTAAAGTAGAACATAACGTGTCAGTTGCTGCATTCACATCCAGCGATGAGAAATGGGTAGGTGAAGGAAGAGAGGAGGATACTATGGAGGAAAGATGGGAGGGTGAAAGCAAGTGTAGGTTTTCTCTAAAAGTAACCGGTATAGGGCTAGGTGTCAGACAGGTAGCAAAGAGTAGtttaaatttaatgaataaatggtCAGAGATATGTAGGGATTTTACCAACATGTTATCTGCAATACAATTGCCTGTATAAATTAAATCAAGGTGGTTGCTTGATTTGTGGTTGCTTGTAGTAGTAAGTTGTTTGAGATCAAATGAAGGAGTGAATGGAAGTCTGTAGCAGAAGGCTTGTCCAGATGAAGTTGCCAAAGACTAAAAATGGACTGCCAGTCTCCGGGAATGAGGACAGCAGCCCATCCAGCTCCTCTAGGAAGATGGATAGAATTTCTGCAATACAACTGAGTGTGTAAACTAAGTAAAGTTGGCTGCCTGATTTGTGGATATTTTGGTCAGGAGGACATTAAGTTACCACAACCTGGAGTTTTATACGGGCCATTACAGTAAATGCACGTCTCAGTCAAGCCCAAGATGCTAAGTGtggattttaaagaaaaataagaaattaagtcTGCTTTATCGACAGCTTACTGACAGAGAccaacagagaaagaaagaggtgcAGGAGAACATGTAGAAATAGGATGCAGGTTATCAAGATAGCAAGTGACATTTAAACGTTGTTGAGAGACAACGGGAATGTTTTGAAGACACATGATAGAGGTGGACAAAAAGAGGACAGGAAAGCAGAGTGTGTAAAGGgaacataaaaataatacttaagtcTGTTGCCGGTTTCGATGCTATGTGAAGTCGCGCAGGTCTTTACACTGGTTGGTCTTCACACAAGGAGTTTGAACACTGAATGCTTTGACCAATGCTTCCGCGTCAGTGCACAGACATGAGATTGACAATGAGTCAaaactaggcatttgttgcatccagtggggaataaattactgattataatgacttatactgtcttttttacATGTTGTGTTGAGTATCTCGCTACGTAAAAATAAAACCCATATCTGCGATCTGAGAAAATACAAActacaagtgctactctacactgctcaaaactcgcgtttgaatcatccgtggcaaattatttaaatatgtaaacatacataaagactgtgagtcagaagtgccagactgtcatCTAGGATTTCTTaattttatagaaacagacacctgCACTGTAGGCTACTCttccaggaaacagtcctccgttAAATGCACTggacacatctgaatatttgggtttaattgttctggaacagtgttgtaaattcaacttaaccactgatttctagttgtgtcctcttttggaaggctaaACAAAGTAGTTAGCAAAGTATTAAAAAACACCATCTCAACAATATGGCGGCAGTGGCAACATAGAGAATCAAAGGTTTTGCCTTATTTTGTTGCGTGAAATTCAGCACCGctttagttcagtcaggccacgttagtcacgcttgcatcagcctACAGTCAGCTgttccagtcttgacacctatcacctgcggtctatttaaattcccattcttcagtatCTCTTCCATCACATCGCTGCTTCCAATTAACTCCCatctccaaccccaactccaccaactgaacctgtaatttGATCTAACTTTGTtatttctttacagtctcttcattggacGCAAACTCTACCACATTtagtttacaactcatgtaattgtaattatgtaagcatataatggttctgttctgtactcCAGAGGgggttgtcttgctgctctccccattctgtccaagcatggctgcatggacaggcgtgtggagtgttgcccagaacataaccatacagCCAACACTAACTTTATgcaatataattgtcataaatacaCTTGACAGAAGTGGTCCTGgttgaacatttgggcggtgttatgcaaatcgtcccacatcatgacatagacatgtgggggcgtgttagaatgagccgttttaggagggaatagttgactcttaacttttataaagaatatctctttgtatttgagattttagtctttgtatctttacagatcttctttatgcacaaagagcttgtaaaactccaaagagacaggaaaaattttaattgcatcatatgagcCATTTAAGCAAATCACTCATGTGCTGCCATCCATCTCTTCTGCTGACTAATTGCTTCTCATCCTAAATTTTAATGACTTCATccttagtttaaaaaataattttct
This genomic interval from Carassius auratus strain Wakin unplaced genomic scaffold, ASM336829v1 scaf_tig00019073, whole genome shotgun sequence contains the following:
- the LOC113076149 gene encoding fucolectin-4-like → MEELSYLFLLLENLALKGKAVQSNTYSTWAAANAIDGIKYAPRCSNTDYKLNPWWRLDLLDSYKIYKVTITNRNDCCLDETAGVEIRIGNSLENNGNNNPRCGVTSLVPAGSSVSFFCGGMKGRYVNMYLPNIQRSLSLCEVEINS